TCTCGTCCTCGGGCGGTGGTTTTCCAGGAACGATCAGTTTATTGTCGAGTCCCTGGTGTGGTCTCTCCTCGTGGTAGTGCGCAACGAACTCTTCAACCAGGTAGTTCAAGTGCGCCGTGCCCAGCACCACGAAATGGTCCAAGCACTCGATTTGAATGGCCTGGATCCACCGTTCCACGAAGGCATTGAGGTTGGGTGAGCGAGGACGCAGCCGGCGTGGTCGCAAACCACACTTTCGCAGGCAGGCGTCAAAGGCCTTGCCGAACTTTCGGTCCGCGTCGTGGAACACTAGGTCGATGGCGAGTTTGTTGTCCTGCGTGTGCCGAACGAACTCTCCTGTCCGCTCAACAACCCATTCGGCCTTCGGATGTTCGGTGGCCCGTGTCACAAATCGCCCTGTACAAAAACTATGGTAACTTAATTGTGCGTGAGAGCTTGCGCCTTTGAAGTCGCCAGGGCTGGCTCACTGCCGTTAACTCGTATGGCGGTGGTTCGATTCCGTCCCTGGGAGGATGCCGTCTTCAGCTGCC
The nucleotide sequence above comes from Pirellulales bacterium. Encoded proteins:
- a CDS encoding integrase core domain-containing protein, which codes for MTRATEHPKAEWVVERTGEFVRHTQDNKLAIDLVFHDADRKFGKAFDACLRKCGLRPRRLRPRSPNLNAFVERWIQAIQIECLDHFVVLGTAHLNYLVEEFVAHYHEERPHQGLDNKLIVPGKPPPEDE